From the Paenibacillus sp. MMS20-IR301 genome, the window GATATAGTCTATAGCGATGGAACAGGATACATCTGCAAGCTGGTATACGAGGCTTACCGCGTGCAGGTCCGCTGGCTGGATGCCGGAGGCAGCCTCAGGCTGGTTCTGCCCCTGGCATTCCCAAACCGCCCGGGAGCTCAGGAACACGCCGGACTGCCGGCAGATATGATGGAGGCCGTCCGCAGAAGCAGCGAGGCAACGGTACCCGGGACCGGGACGGCTGCACTCCCTCTCCTGTATACCACCGGCATGCTTGAGAATTTCATCATTCTCCGGCTGCCTCCGGATAAGGGCTACAGTGGAATTATAATCATCGGCCCGGTATTAAGCGCACCCGTCACCGGGGACAATGCGGACAGACTGATGCGCGACTGGAGTATTCCGCCCGGGCAGCAGGAGAACTGGCGTGAGTATTTCCGCAGCCTGCCTGTGCTGGACCGGATGCGCTGGTATCATGCTGCGCTGCTGCTCTATACCCTGACTACGGGTCAGACGCTCTCAATTACAGAACTACTGCTGGCCGACTCTGCCCAGGAGGATTCTCTCTCCCCGGAGGGCAGCGGGCCCGATCTTAATCTGTCGTACCGCCGCGAGCATACCTGGCTGCATCACGACCCGATGCTGGAGCAGGAGATGTTCCGCCACATTACCAACGGCGACAAGGCGGGACTGCTGCGGACCCAGGCTGCTTTTTCTGAAGAGAGCTACGGGCTGTTGTCCAAGAAGAGCCAGCTGCGCAGCAAAAAAAATCTGGCCGTCTCCTCCATCACTCTCGCGACCCGCGCAGCGATTGAAGGCGGACTGTTCTGGGAGATTGCCTATACGCTCAGTGACTTCCACATCCAGCATATTGAAGAGCTGCATGATATTCCGGCTGTGGACCGTGCCCTGCTTGCCGCTCTTTGCGACTTCGCCGATCAGGTGCTGGGTACCCGCAGCCCGAAGCTGTCCCGCGTCTCCGCCTTATGCCAGAATTATATTTTTAACCATTTGTATGAAGAGATTCCGCTCAGCAGGCTGGCCGAACTCGCAGGTCTTAACGCCAGCTACCTGTCCCGGCTGTTCAAAGAAGAGACCGGCACCGCAATCAGTGATTACATTCAGCAGGAGCGGATTGAGGAAGCCAAACGCCTGATGGCGCTGCCCGGGCTCACCCTCTCTGATATTGCCTCCCGGCTGCACTTCAATGACCAGAGCTACTTCACCAAAGTGTTCAAGAGATACACAGGCCATACCCCGGGACAATACAAGCGGGATACCGGGAGAATCACCCGTTGACCCGGGTAGCCTATTCCATTATTGCGGCAATTACGCCGCCACAGTCTTACGGTCATGTCACAGCATAGCTCTGCAGAAATATGGTATGATCTGGATAAGAACGCTTTTAATCATTTCATTGCAAAGGAGCGGTTCAGCTTGGGAATCGGGATTATCCTCGTCGGGGGAGTTGTCTTTGTCATTATGCGGGCCTTCATCCGCAATAATAACAACGGGCACAGGAACAACAGATATGGCAACAGGGGATATGGCAGCAAAAACAGGGACAGCTCTGCTGATCAGAGCTTCATGACCGGAGCCGGAATGAGTATGTTCACAGACGATGACCGTCATCATAACGGGAATAACGGGCAGCACAGCCATCATGATCACAGTCATGGCGGCAGTAACTGGGGCAGCAGTCATCACAGTGACCACGGCGGATGGGACAGCGGCGGGCATGACTCCGGCGGTGGGGATTCCGGCGGGGGCGGGGATTCCGGCGGCGGCGGCGGCGGCGACTAAACATATTCGGAGCCGGGCAAACAGGCGAAACCGACCGGCCTAGAGCAGCAAGCCGGCACCTTATGTCCAGCTTAAAAAAGACAGGGCAGCCCTGCGGTCTTACCGACCGCTCAGGCTGCCCTTTTAACTGCTTAACTGGAACTGCAAATCACTAAAGTACTCCATGAACCTGCATAAACCTTATACTCCGGTACTGCTCCTTAATTAATCCGCCATGGAACAGGCATTCATACACCTTCGTATTCCCGGCCACAAGGCCAGGGGCTTACTTTCTTTCTACACCGTGAACTGAACACGGCTGAGCAAAACATCGCCGGTGAATACCAGATACACATCAGCGGTGCCGGCAGCCAAGGCTGCTGCTGCTGAATGGCTATGCCATTCCTGGGCAGTACCTGCCGGAACCTCCAGCGTCGCTGCGGGTTCTCCTGCCGGACTGCCGGTTCTGACCTCAATGCTGCCGCCCTTGACAGAGGAGACCAGCGCTTCAATCCCTGCTGCCCCTTCAGCAAACTCAACATTATTGAAAGCGATCCATGCGCCATCCTTCACCGGATGCACGGAGGCTCCGCCAGCCTTGCATTCATCCAGGAATACCGCCTCGTAATCATCATAATTCTCTGCTTTGACCGCGGTGTAGAGGCTGCGTGCCGGAACCGTATCGCCATGCACTCTGATCTTGGCGGACAGCCTGATGTCGCCGGAGGAACGCCCGACGAGAATGTTATATTCCCCGTCCTCCACACAGTATTGCTCGCGGCTCACATCCCAGAAGGCAAGATCGCTAGCCGGCAGCTCGAAGGAGACTATCTGTGACTGTCCTGCGGCCAGACGGATTTTGGCAAAATCCTTCAGCTGCTTGAGCGGCCGTCTGATCCGCTTGGATAAGGACTGCACATACACCTGTACCACTTCGTCAGTGTCTGTACTGCTGCTGTTAGCAAGCTCTACGCTCAAGCTGATTGTTCCAGCCTGCTGCACTTCTTCAGCTGCCAGCGACAGCCTGCTGTAAACTACCTGCGCATAGCTCAGTCCGTGGCCGAACGGGTACAGCGGCTCTCCGTCAAAGTACATGTAGGTTCTTTTACCCTTGATAATATCGTAATCCATGAATTCCGGAAGCTGGTCTACCGAGCGGTACCAGGTCATATTCAGCCTGCCTGACGGGCTGTAATCACCGAACAGGACATCCGCCACCGCATTGCCGAGCTCTTGCCCGCTGTGGGAAGTGTACAGCACTGCCGGAATATGCTCATCGATCCAGGCGGAAGATATCGGATAGCTGCCCACAATTACAACAACCGTATTCGGGTTGGCGGCATAGACCGCCTTAACCAGCTGCTCCTGCTCTTCCGGCAATACGATATCCGGGCGGTCGATCTCTTCCTTGCCGTTCAGCAGCGGATGGTTCCCGACGAAGACGACGGCGACCTCAGCATCCTTCGCTGCTCTGACCGCAGCAGCTATACCGTCTACAATGATATTTTTATGGAATAAGCGCTCACCCTCGTCAGTCGCCTGTACAGCACGAAGTGTGCCGTCCTCCGGACTGATCACGACCGGCTGATCGTTCCAGGTCCGCAAGCTGACTGCACCCTCTGCCTCCGGCACCAGATTCAGCGATTCCTTCACGTACCAGCCGTATATTTCATCGGCAGAAGCCGTAAGCGTTCCGGCATCGGTCAGGGTGACATACTGCCCCCGGCTAACCGCCTCAAGCGTATTCGCCGTCCAGCCCCAAGCCGTATGGCGGAACAGTTCACCATGCTCCGGCTTGTCATGCAGCACCGCGAGCCGCCCGTCTTCACCGGTTATGCCCACCGCCCGGCCGCTGGCCGCAGACGTCAGGATTATCCGGTCACTGCCGCTCTCGAAGGCTACCTGCTTGCCCGCCAGCTTCTTTGTTACCCCCTGCAGAGGTGTTACTGCATACGGCAGCGTACCGGAATACCAGTCTCTGAACGCTTCATCCCCGAGCGGTCCGATGACAGCAACCCTGGACAGCTTATCCGCATTCAGCGGGAGCGCTGCCTTCTCATTCTTCAGCAGTACAATGGACTCCTTCGCAGCCTGCAGGGACAAGTCACCATGTGCTTTAGAGAGAATGACAGAATCATCGATACCCGCATACGGATTGCCTTCTGCCGGATCGAACTCACCCAGCCGGAAGCGGATACGGAAGGTGTTCGACAATGCACGGTCCAGATCCCCCTCGGTCAGCAGACCTTGCTGGAGCGCCTCATGAATAACCTTAATGGTCTCCTC encodes:
- a CDS encoding AraC family transcriptional regulator, translating into MPEDIVYSDGTGYICKLVYEAYRVQVRWLDAGGSLRLVLPLAFPNRPGAQEHAGLPADMMEAVRRSSEATVPGTGTAALPLLYTTGMLENFIILRLPPDKGYSGIIIIGPVLSAPVTGDNADRLMRDWSIPPGQQENWREYFRSLPVLDRMRWYHAALLLYTLTTGQTLSITELLLADSAQEDSLSPEGSGPDLNLSYRREHTWLHHDPMLEQEMFRHITNGDKAGLLRTQAAFSEESYGLLSKKSQLRSKKNLAVSSITLATRAAIEGGLFWEIAYTLSDFHIQHIEELHDIPAVDRALLAALCDFADQVLGTRSPKLSRVSALCQNYIFNHLYEEIPLSRLAELAGLNASYLSRLFKEETGTAISDYIQQERIEEAKRLMALPGLTLSDIASRLHFNDQSYFTKVFKRYTGHTPGQYKRDTGRITR
- a CDS encoding glycoside hydrolase family 3 C-terminal domain-containing protein, producing METVTYPFQQIELQLNERVQDLLSRLTLAEKVSLMPQYQAAIERLGVGGYKHGTEGAHGISWLGKATSYPQPSGLACTWNPELLQRIGSAIGDEARAFYKKNPAVNGLTLWAPTVDMERDPRWGRTEEAYGEDPELTGQLSTALVKGIQGDHPVYLKAVATLKHFLGNNNEIDRGVASSSIDPRNMREYYLEAFKPAFKEGGAQSMMTAYNSVNGVPVILHPAVMEIVKGEWEMDGFIVSDAGDLFGIVKDHKYYDSFARSMAESIKNGIDSVTEETEETIKVIHEALQQGLLTEGDLDRALSNTFRIRFRLGEFDPAEGNPYAGIDDSVILSKAHGDLSLQAAKESIVLLKNEKAALPLNADKLSRVAVIGPLGDEAFRDWYSGTLPYAVTPLQGVTKKLAGKQVAFESGSDRIILTSAASGRAVGITGEDGRLAVLHDKPEHGELFRHTAWGWTANTLEAVSRGQYVTLTDAGTLTASADEIYGWYVKESLNLVPEAEGAVSLRTWNDQPVVISPEDGTLRAVQATDEGERLFHKNIIVDGIAAAVRAAKDAEVAVVFVGNHPLLNGKEEIDRPDIVLPEEQEQLVKAVYAANPNTVVVIVGSYPISSAWIDEHIPAVLYTSHSGQELGNAVADVLFGDYSPSGRLNMTWYRSVDQLPEFMDYDIIKGKRTYMYFDGEPLYPFGHGLSYAQVVYSRLSLAAEEVQQAGTISLSVELANSSSTDTDEVVQVYVQSLSKRIRRPLKQLKDFAKIRLAAGQSQIVSFELPASDLAFWDVSREQYCVEDGEYNILVGRSSGDIRLSAKIRVHGDTVPARSLYTAVKAENYDDYEAVFLDECKAGGASVHPVKDGAWIAFNNVEFAEGAAGIEALVSSVKGGSIEVRTGSPAGEPAATLEVPAGTAQEWHSHSAAAALAAGTADVYLVFTGDVLLSRVQFTV